Genomic segment of Methanolobus mangrovi:
TCAGAAAGCAGTGGACGAACTGAATATAAAGCCTTACTGTAGCGACGACAGGAAGAAGTTTTCCATGGTATTCGAGGCCACACCCAATGCAGATACAATATCAGAAGGTATGATAGAGGAGAGATGTCTTGTCTCAACTCCAGGAATACCATGCGGGCTGCCTCCTGAAGTGGGAAAGAAGTATCGTGTTGACCTTGTGATGGAGCCTCTTGTAATAGGAGTTGCTTCAATGCTGTATTCTGTGATCCAGAACCAATAAGTGAGAACTAACGGAGTGTAGAGAACATGTATGTGATATCCCTTGACCTTGGAACAAGTGGTTTCAGGTCACAACTTATCGATCTTGATAAGAAAGAGACTGTAAAGACCGTAATTACAATGGGTCATCCGCTTCCCGGTGGAAATGTCATGGACCACCTTGATTTTGCCATGAGTACCGGAACGGATGTTGCTCACAGGCTGATCATTGAAACTGTAAAGGAAATACTTGAAAAGTTCGATGTTGAACCTGAAAAGATAGAGCGTATAGCAGTCTGCGGAAATCCCATACAACTCTCACTTTTCCAGAATATGGAGATAAGGGACCTTGCATATGCAGGTGAGAACAAACAGGCAGCTCTTGGAGTGAAGGATATCAAGAGGGATGCCAGGATATTCCCTGCAAATGAGATCTTCAAAGGCATCTTTGAAATGAATAACTGTGAGATCATCGTTCCTCCGGCTATCAAACACGAGATAGGGGCCGATGCTCTTGCCATGATGCTGGAAACGGATTTCATTCACCAGACAGAACCATGTCTTGTTACTGATTACGGGACAAATGCCGAAATGGCACTGAAGATCGGCGACAGGATAATGACCGCAAGTGCGGCCGCTGGTCCTGCTATCGAAGGACAGGGAATTGCATGCGGAATGCTGGCAGGTCCAGGGGCTATAAGTGATGTGAACAGTGAAGGGGACTGGTGGCGGCTCACTGTACTTGACGATACAATGACTCCCATAAAGGGACCTCTCGTTGATCCGATCACAGGGGATTGCATTGAAGGCTGCATTGTAAGACCCAAGGGAATCACCGGTACAGGTGTGATCTCGACAATAGCACTTGCACTGAAAGAGGGACTCATAAAAAAGCTACCACAGCTGCCTAATGGCGAACTCATACTTGGGGATAGTATCGTTATCACCAACAAGGATGTAGAAGAGGTTGGCAAGGCCATCGGAGCCATAAGGGCAGCACACATGACCCTTATGGTCGAAGCAGGAATGAAATATGAGGATCTGCGTTATTCATACATGTCAGGGGCAACAGGAACCTATGTTGACGCTGATAAGGCCAGGCATATCGGTTCTGTTCCCGGTTTCTCCCAGGGTATTGTCCAGTTCGGTAATACTTCCATAGGTCTTGCAAGGAAGATAGCAATCGACAGGTCAAAACTAGATGAGGTTATCGCTGTTGCAAATAAGATACAGGCAGACCATCTTATGATGGCTACCAGTGAAACTTTCAAGGATATCTATGTCTGCGAACTTTCGACCTGGCAACATGGAATGCCCACTGAAATGTATAAGCAGATGCTGGAAATGTATGGAATTCCCGTATTCCCACAGGACCTGGAAAAAGTGGAGATCGAAAAAAGGGTTTCCAGGGATATAGACGATGTCGGAACCCTTGGTCTTGATATTGTGGCAAATATCGGAATAACCCTTGAAGCGCCGGTGGAAAAATGTATTCTTTGCCACAAGTGTGAAGAGGAATGCCCCGAGGATGCAGTTGTTATCATTGAAAAGGACGGACAGAGATTTGCCAATATTGACAGCCAGCACTGCCTGGGTACAAGCTGCAGGCGTTGCGTGACTATTTGTCCTGAGCAGACCATGAACCACAGTATTTTGAAGATACAGGAAAAAGGACAGAAAAACTGAGAGTTTACTGTTCTCCTACTTTATTTTTTGATTTCCAAAACTTCCAGACCTGGTTCCACTGGAAATTAACGACTTATTCATCAAATTTCAAAATGGTTGTTTTGAGAGTTGCCAGATCCACAACCGGAACCTGTGCAGGGGTTGGAATGACATTCACCCTTTTCTGGAACTCGGTCTGGTCCTGCCATGTACCGGAATTTATCAGCAGGACATTCTTGTACCATTCAACACCCACTGTATGCACATGACCACAGTGGAGAATGTCAGGCACATTTCCAATTACAAAATAATCTTTCTTTTCGGGTGCAATGGAAACGCGGCTTCCGTAGATGGGTGATAGATGCCTGAATTTCATCATTTCCACCATTGCCTTTGTAGGATCGCCATATGAAACACCTGGAACAGATGCAACCAGATCGTCAATTGAGCGACCATGGTAAAGAAGTACCTTTACGCCATCCAGATCCACAATTGAAGGATTTCCTACGAATGTCACATTATCAGAAAAATCAGCTCTTATTATTTCGGGCAATTTTGGCTGGGGTTCAGCCTGACGGACAGCATCGTGGTTTCCAGGAGAAATAATGATATGAATATGGCTGGGTACCCTTGAAAAATATTCAGCTGCTTTTTTGTACTGGTCATAGACATCCAGAATTGAAAGTTCATGTTCCTGTCCAGGATATATGCCAACGCCATCAACAAGGTCACCTGCAACAAGGAGATAACGCACTTCCTTTGCAATGGCTGCCAGTGCTTCATTGTCAGTGTCACCATTCAAAAAGTCAAGGAATCTCTCCCACGGCTCTTCAAGGAAAGTTGAACTTCCAATGTGTATGTCGGATGTAAGGACTGCTTTCCCGACGGTTCCGCTTCTCTTAATAGTTGTATTGGGGAGATCAGGAAGGATTAGCTTCTGAACTATCATGAGTTTACCATCGTTTGTGAGCTTGCCTGTAAAACCGACAACCTCATCCAGCACCAGATGACTGGCCTGCTCATAGAGTTCTTTGTCTGCCATACGTATAAGAACTGAAAATGAGCCTGTGGGATCTTCAACTTCCAGTATTTTGTGACCATTACTTGTGCTCTTTATCTCAGATATCATACCAATTACAGATACCTCGCCAGCTTCTTTGCTACTCCTTAAATTTGATCTTTTACCTGTCTTCAGACTCTCTATAGGACGGGCATTTATTCTGCCACGGATTATATCACTAATCCTGCTGTATCTGTTTCTGAAGAACTGGACAAATTCCATGTATTCACCGACACAAGTCGAATTATCCGTGATATCAGAAATTATGGAGACAGGATTGTCAGAATAGCAAACGTTGCTCACAGCATTCGAGGAACTGCTTGATGGCTGGTAAGAAGAGGCATAATTATTATTGATATTCAGGGTCTCATTTTGTGGATTCAATTCTAAAGATGAACTGAAACTTTCTTCTTCCACTGGAAGAAGGCCACTAAACCCTTCAAGGTCAATATGCTCAACATCAATTACAAGGACGGAAAGATCGATATTCTCAAGTATGTATGCCACGAGTTCCTTCGGGGAACAATGGGTGCAAATAAGGTCCACTGCTTCAGGACTTATCTGATAGCCTTCTTCAATAAAGGCAGTTAGAACATCAATTTCATTCATAATAATAGCAGGTTGAAATGTAGATCATATTACAATAAAATAACTTACAAAACGATTTTAAACCACAAACACTTTATTTTCTGCAAATATATTCCTTAACTCATAAATACATTCTTTCACTTGGCCAGACATAGGTAAGAACAATGAACTTAAAAGACGCTTTTCATACTTTCAGAGAAAGTGATAATTTCTTTGTTTCACTTGCTAGGGACATTCTAACGGTCCTGTTAGCCGTACTGATATTTGCATCTTTTTCTCAACTGGTCTTTGGGATGTGGACTCCCATGGTAGCCGTAGAATCAGGTAGCATGGAACCTCACATGAATATTGGGGATATTATTTTTATCCAGAATATTGATCGGACACACGTTATCACATATGAAGACGGCACGGATAATTACACATCCTTTGATTATTACGGAGATGTAGTATTATACAAGCCATATGGGCAGGAAGGCGTGACTCCTATAATTCACAGAGCAATGTATTACGTTGAAGAGGGAGAGCCGATGTGGGAAGGAGGACCTGCTGCACCATATGCCGGATATATTACAAAAGGTGACAACAAAGTAACGAACAAATACTATGACCAACAGGGACAGGTAAGTTACCAGATGCCTGTTAAAGAAGAATGGATCATAGGCATCGCACGTTACAAAATCCCATATCTGGGCTATCTCAGATTGATGCTTCCAAGCTTCTAAAATCAATTACAGATGTAATTGGGTTGTGAGAACAGGCTTGAACAATTCAAGTGGTTTGAGCCTGTAGTCCTCAAACAATACTTTTTTTGTGCTATTTATAGGGACACTTAATACTATTTCCTTTGTCCTTCCATACCTGCCTTTACTTACGACAACAGCATTCACTATTCCAAGCATATCCAGTTCTGACATGAGATCTGTTACCCTGCGTTGTGTAAGGATGTCCATGTCCACCTGTAAGCATAACTGCCGATAGACGTTGTAGACTTCACCGGTTGTAACATTCTTGTAACCATTATTTCTCAGCAACATTACACTGTAAAGCGCAAGTTTTGACTGGGTTGGAAGGGTACGTACAACTTCAACTACACGATCGACTTCGATCTTTTCCTGAGCGCTTTTTACATGTTGTTCTTCAACACGAGATAGGTTCTCCCGTTCTGCAATTTCTCCTGCAACTCTTAACAGATCAAGAGCACGTCTGGCATCTCCATGTTCCTGAGCTGCGAAGGCAGCGCAAAGGGGAATGACCATTTCATCCAGGGCATCAGGCTTGTAAGCGATAAGAGCTCTTTCATTGAGGATATCACTTATCTGTTCAGCATCATAAGGAGGAAAAATGATTTCTTCTTCTCCAAGAGAGCTTTTTACTCTCGGATCAAGGAATTCAGTAAATTTAAGGTCGTTTGAAACGCCGATCATACTGACTTTCGAATTTTTAAGATCGGTATTTATCCTTGAAAGATTATAGAGAACATCATCACCTTTCTTGATCAATTTATCAATTTCATCCAGAATTATGATAACAACCTGTTTTTCAGTGTCGATTGTTTCCTTGAATTTGAAGAAGACCTGATCTGTGGGCCAACCGGTCATCGGGACATCTTCTCCGAACTGGCGAGTGAGGTTTGCAAGAAGTCTGTATTGGGTGTCGATAACTTCGCAGTTCAGGTAGACAACTTTACATGATATCCCAAGTGATTCACCTTTTCTTTCAAGTTCGATTCCAACATTTCTTGTCACTGCAGTTTTACCAGTCCCGGTTTTTCCGTAAATAAGGATGTTTGAAGGTGTATCTCCTCTAAGAGCTGAAACAAGAATTGACGCAAGACTGTTGATCTGGTCATCACGGTGAACAAGAGAATCAGGAGTGTAGGAATGTCTTAAAACCTCTTTGTTTTTAAAAATAGGTTCATTCTCCAGTAATTCCTGGAAAAGACCATCTAATGATTTACTTTGCATTTACTGTTTCACCCGATCCTGTCAAATTAAAAGATAATTGTAATGTGATAAGAATGATAAGAATAATGAGATGAGATTAACTCTCTCATTGCAAACGCTACATTGGAAGTTGAGGTTATTAATGTTTATGGTTTAGACCCCTTCACTTCAACTGGAACTTGATATAAAAAAGATATGAAGTAAAAAAATCAGTATCTACAAAAACATTCTGAAAGTATTAAAAATGAATGCATATAAGCAATTTAGTTTCGCATGGAGATTAACCCCTTTGTTTCAACTGGAAAGTTTATAAAGAACAGTAACCCTATGATTTCAACTGGAATAGAACAAAAAAGATGTGAACTATCTTTTTAATAGTTTTAAAAAAAGATGGCAGTGCTAGTATCAATTTAATTCTATATATAATTTTCTTTGTGATAAGTGAAAATTTGGGAAAATTTCAGTTTTATCACTTTCTTTATCTATTTTCCAGTTGAAACAATGGGGTAGCTCTTATGTCGGAATTTTTGACAAATGTGCATCATCAAAAAGTACCAAAATTTCATCTTTTTTTCATTTTTTAGAATGCATTTCAAATAATCTCTTCTTTTGAAAAACCGGAACAAAATTGATTTAAATATCCTGCATCATTCATGGTTTCAAATGAATGAAAAAGGCTTGGGAAGAAAAGAAATAATCTCTATTCTAGATCAGTCCAAATCCCAGGATTTCAAATATAATAGAGTTTTAAGTTCCATGTGTACGTATCCTCATGAAATAGCTGTTCAGGCTCATATGCAATTCATAGAGTCAAACATGGGTGATTTTGGTCTCTTTAAAGGTACTTATAATCTGGAGAAAGAAGTCCTTAGCATGTTAAGTAATCTGTTACATCATCCTGATGCAGTTGGCTACACCACTACAGGTGGAACTGAATCCAATATCCAGGCAATACGTTCCATGCGAAATGTTTTCCTTCAACGGTCAAAGTGTGAAAAACCCAATCTTGTTGTTCCGGATTCAGCTCATTTTTCTTTTGACAAAGTATCCGATATTCTGGATGTTGAACTCAGAAAAGCCAGCCTTGACGATAATCTAAGAGTTTCAATTGATTCTGTCTTATCTCTTATAGATGAGAATACAATA
This window contains:
- a CDS encoding methylamine methyltransferase corrinoid protein reductive activase, with the protein product MYVISLDLGTSGFRSQLIDLDKKETVKTVITMGHPLPGGNVMDHLDFAMSTGTDVAHRLIIETVKEILEKFDVEPEKIERIAVCGNPIQLSLFQNMEIRDLAYAGENKQAALGVKDIKRDARIFPANEIFKGIFEMNNCEIIVPPAIKHEIGADALAMMLETDFIHQTEPCLVTDYGTNAEMALKIGDRIMTASAAAGPAIEGQGIACGMLAGPGAISDVNSEGDWWRLTVLDDTMTPIKGPLVDPITGDCIEGCIVRPKGITGTGVISTIALALKEGLIKKLPQLPNGELILGDSIVITNKDVEEVGKAIGAIRAAHMTLMVEAGMKYEDLRYSYMSGATGTYVDADKARHIGSVPGFSQGIVQFGNTSIGLARKIAIDRSKLDEVIAVANKIQADHLMMATSETFKDIYVCELSTWQHGMPTEMYKQMLEMYGIPVFPQDLEKVEIEKRVSRDIDDVGTLGLDIVANIGITLEAPVEKCILCHKCEEECPEDAVVIIEKDGQRFANIDSQHCLGTSCRRCVTICPEQTMNHSILKIQEKGQKN
- a CDS encoding DNA-directed DNA polymerase II small subunit — protein: MNEIDVLTAFIEEGYQISPEAVDLICTHCSPKELVAYILENIDLSVLVIDVEHIDLEGFSGLLPVEEESFSSSLELNPQNETLNINNNYASSYQPSSSSSNAVSNVCYSDNPVSIISDITDNSTCVGEYMEFVQFFRNRYSRISDIIRGRINARPIESLKTGKRSNLRSSKEAGEVSVIGMISEIKSTSNGHKILEVEDPTGSFSVLIRMADKELYEQASHLVLDEVVGFTGKLTNDGKLMIVQKLILPDLPNTTIKRSGTVGKAVLTSDIHIGSSTFLEEPWERFLDFLNGDTDNEALAAIAKEVRYLLVAGDLVDGVGIYPGQEHELSILDVYDQYKKAAEYFSRVPSHIHIIISPGNHDAVRQAEPQPKLPEIIRADFSDNVTFVGNPSIVDLDGVKVLLYHGRSIDDLVASVPGVSYGDPTKAMVEMMKFRHLSPIYGSRVSIAPEKKDYFVIGNVPDILHCGHVHTVGVEWYKNVLLINSGTWQDQTEFQKRVNVIPTPAQVPVVDLATLKTTILKFDE
- a CDS encoding signal peptidase I, whose translation is MNLKDAFHTFRESDNFFVSLARDILTVLLAVLIFASFSQLVFGMWTPMVAVESGSMEPHMNIGDIIFIQNIDRTHVITYEDGTDNYTSFDYYGDVVLYKPYGQEGVTPIIHRAMYYVEEGEPMWEGGPAAPYAGYITKGDNKVTNKYYDQQGQVSYQMPVKEEWIIGIARYKIPYLGYLRLMLPSF
- a CDS encoding ORC1-type DNA replication protein, producing MQSKSLDGLFQELLENEPIFKNKEVLRHSYTPDSLVHRDDQINSLASILVSALRGDTPSNILIYGKTGTGKTAVTRNVGIELERKGESLGISCKVVYLNCEVIDTQYRLLANLTRQFGEDVPMTGWPTDQVFFKFKETIDTEKQVVIIILDEIDKLIKKGDDVLYNLSRINTDLKNSKVSMIGVSNDLKFTEFLDPRVKSSLGEEEIIFPPYDAEQISDILNERALIAYKPDALDEMVIPLCAAFAAQEHGDARRALDLLRVAGEIAERENLSRVEEQHVKSAQEKIEVDRVVEVVRTLPTQSKLALYSVMLLRNNGYKNVTTGEVYNVYRQLCLQVDMDILTQRRVTDLMSELDMLGIVNAVVVSKGRYGRTKEIVLSVPINSTKKVLFEDYRLKPLELFKPVLTTQLHL